One Cucurbita pepo subsp. pepo cultivar mu-cu-16 chromosome LG11, ASM280686v2, whole genome shotgun sequence DNA window includes the following coding sequences:
- the LOC111805025 gene encoding probable arabinosyltransferase ARAD1 produces MYRKAIFFLIFSVIFFISCSILVGTVDIRSYFFPLLQSQPISSFPCVADSPLRVYMYDLPRRFNVGILNRRNLDQTPVTASTWPPWPRNSGLKRQHSVEYWMMGSLLHEGSGDGRDAVRVMDPENADAFFVPFFSSLSFNSHGRNMTDPATEVDHQLQIELMKFLSESKYWQRSKGRDHVIPMTHPNAFRFLRNQVNASIQIVVDFGRYPKTMSNLRKDVVAPYVHVVSSFIDDDPPDPYESRPTLLFFQGKTFRKDDGIIRVKLAKILGGYDDIHYERSAANEKSIKTSSQGMRSSKFCLHPAGDTPSSCRLFDAIVSHCVPVIVSDQIELPYEDEIDYSLFALFFSFEEALQPGYMVDKLRQFPKERWIEMWKQLKGISHHYEFQYPPKKEDAVNMLWRQVKHKLPGVKLTVHRSRRLKIQDWW; encoded by the exons ATGTATCGGAAAGCTATTTTCTTCCTCATTTTCTCTgttatcttcttcatttcttgttcGATTCTCGTCGGAACCGTCGACATCAGATCGTACTTCTTCCCTCTGCTTCAGTCTCAGCCAATTTCTTCCTTCCCCTGTGTCGCCGACTCTCCTCTCAGAGTCTACATGTACGACCTTCCCCGTCGCTTCAATGTAGGCATACTCAATCGCCGGAACTTGGACCAGACTCCAGTCACCGCATCCACTTGGCCTCCATGGCCCAGAAACTCGGGGTTGAAGCGGCAGCATAGTGTGGAGTACTGGATGATGGGTTCGCTTTTACACGAAGGTAGTGGGGATGGCAGAGATGCAGTTAGAGTTATGGATCCGGAGAATGCGGATGCCTTCTTTGTGCCGTTTTTTTCTTCGTTGAGTTTTAATTCACACGGACGCAATATGACCGATCCGGCTACGGAGGTTGATCACCAATTGCAG ATTGAACTCATGAAATTCTTGAGCGAATCCAAGTATTGGCAGAGGTCTAAGGGCAGAGACCATGTCATTCCCATGACACATCCTAATGCCTTCAGGTTTCTCCGAAACCAGGTGAACGCCTCAATTCAAATTGTTGTGGATTTTGGCCGCTATCCAAAAACCATGTCAAATTTGCGCAAAGACGTGGTAGCTCCATATGTGCATGTTGTGAGTTCTTTCATTGATGATGACCCTCCAGACCCATATGAATCTCGCCCGACACTACTCTTCTTTCAGGGAAAGACGTTTAGAAAAGAT GATGGCATTATTCGTGTCAAACTGGCGAAGATATTAGGCGGCTATGATGATATTCACTATGAACGTAGCGCTGCAAATGAGAAAAGCATAAAAACG TCTTCTCAAGGGATGCGGTCATCGAAGTTCTGTCTGCATCCCGCTGGAGACACTCCATCGTCTTGCCGGTTATTTGATGCTATTGTGAGCCACTGTGTTCCCGTGATCGTAAGTGATCAAATAGAGCTGCCATACGAAGATGAAATCGACTACAGTCTATTTGCATTGTTTTTCTCCTTCGAAGAGGCGCTGCAGCCTGGTTACATGGTTGATAAACTCAGGCAATTTCCTAAAGAGAGATGGATTGAAATGTGGAAGCAACTAAAGGGTATCTCCCACCACTATGAATTTCAGTACCCTCCTAAGAAGGAAGATGCTGTCAATATGTTATGGAGACAGGTGAAGCACAAGCTTCCCGGGGTTAAACTCACCGTTCACCGAAGCAGACGTTTGAAAATCCAGGATTGGtggtga